A single genomic interval of Flavobacterium sp. N2820 harbors:
- a CDS encoding GNAT family N-acetyltransferase: protein MLIREIQQKDNESIANVIRAIFHELDAPKVGTAYADPILDTLYEVYQAPRSVYYVVEHDGKVVGGCGVAPLENGDDSVCELQKMYFAPEIRGTGYAEKIIEKCLEFAKTQSFKICYLETLSFMTIAQKLYKRIGFENICGPMGNTGHSSCEVWMTKQL from the coding sequence ATGCTAATTAGAGAAATCCAACAAAAAGATAATGAGTCGATTGCGAATGTAATTCGTGCTATTTTTCATGAATTAGATGCGCCAAAAGTAGGGACTGCTTATGCTGATCCAATTTTAGATACATTATATGAAGTCTATCAAGCGCCTCGTTCAGTGTATTATGTAGTGGAACACGATGGAAAAGTGGTTGGGGGCTGTGGTGTGGCGCCTTTAGAAAATGGTGATGATTCGGTATGTGAATTACAAAAAATGTATTTTGCTCCCGAAATTAGAGGAACGGGTTATGCAGAGAAAATCATTGAAAAATGTTTGGAATTTGCCAAAACACAAAGTTTTAAAATCTGTTATTTGGAAACTTTATCGTTTATGACCATCGCACAAAAACTATATAAAAGAATAGGTTTTGAAAATATTTGTGGTCCAATGGGAAACACTGGGCACAGTAGTTGTGAAGTTTGGATGACGAAGCAGTTATAG
- a CDS encoding IMPACT family protein encodes MDFSENDLYKTIDFPSEEVLLKEKNSKFFGYAFPISSEEEVKEILDRLRKEHFSARHWCYAYQIGTEKIQYRANDDGEPNNSAGMPIYGQIQSFEVTNALVVVVRYFGGVKLGVGGLISAYKTAAQMALENATIIEKTINKHFVISFGYAHMNKVMRIIKEKNLQIVAQKMEMDCEIEISIRKKNAQNLLDTFENLYELKVTEI; translated from the coding sequence ATGGATTTTTCAGAAAACGATTTATATAAAACAATAGATTTTCCCTCGGAAGAGGTATTACTCAAAGAAAAAAATAGCAAATTCTTTGGTTACGCCTTTCCCATATCTTCTGAAGAAGAAGTAAAAGAAATTTTAGACCGATTACGAAAAGAACATTTTTCGGCGCGCCATTGGTGCTATGCTTATCAAATTGGCACAGAGAAAATCCAATACCGTGCTAATGATGATGGTGAACCAAATAATAGTGCTGGAATGCCTATTTACGGACAAATTCAGTCGTTTGAAGTAACAAATGCATTAGTTGTTGTGGTTCGATATTTTGGCGGTGTAAAGTTAGGGGTTGGCGGATTAATTTCCGCATACAAAACAGCAGCACAAATGGCTTTGGAAAATGCAACTATTATTGAAAAAACAATTAATAAACATTTTGTCATTTCATTTGGTTATGCCCACATGAATAAAGTGATGCGAATTATCAAAGAAAAAAATCTGCAAATCGTTGCTCAAAAAATGGAAATGGACTGTGAAATCGAAATTTCAATCCGAAAAAAAAATGCCCAAAATTTATTGGACACTTTTGAAAATTTGTATGAACTAAAAGTAACTGAAATTTAA
- the prmC gene encoding peptide chain release factor N(5)-glutamine methyltransferase gives MLLKQYKNLFFDALKNIQDEQEIESFFFILTEYLLHLKRVDVALNPDFEISDAAIEKWNAFLVELQQEKPIQYITGEAWFYGLRFEVNENTLIPRPETEELVEWIIESQKSKVQSQKLEILDIGTGSGCIPISLKANLPQANVSAIDVSEQALEVAKINAVSNNVEVNFIQANILEVEDLNQHFDVIVSNPPYVRNLEKQEIKKNVLDYEPHLALFVEDTDALLFYRKIAQLALKNLSPNGLLFFEINQYLGNETVELLENLGFKNIELKKDIYGNDRMIKCTR, from the coding sequence ATGCTACTAAAACAATACAAAAACCTTTTTTTCGACGCTTTAAAAAATATTCAAGACGAACAAGAAATCGAAAGTTTCTTTTTTATCCTTACTGAATATTTGCTTCATTTGAAGCGAGTAGATGTAGCTTTGAATCCGGATTTTGAGATTTCAGATGCAGCAATTGAAAAGTGGAATGCCTTTTTAGTTGAATTGCAACAAGAAAAACCCATTCAATACATCACTGGAGAAGCTTGGTTTTATGGTTTGCGATTTGAAGTCAATGAAAACACTTTAATTCCAAGACCAGAAACAGAGGAATTGGTAGAATGGATAATTGAAAGTCAAAAGTCAAAAGTTCAAAGTCAAAAGTTAGAGATTTTGGACATTGGAACGGGTTCAGGTTGTATTCCCATTTCATTAAAAGCAAATTTACCACAAGCAAACGTTTCAGCGATTGATGTTTCGGAACAAGCGTTAGAAGTGGCTAAAATAAATGCGGTATCAAATAATGTTGAGGTCAATTTTATTCAAGCTAACATTTTAGAAGTGGAAGATTTGAATCAACATTTTGATGTTATCGTTTCAAATCCGCCATATGTTCGCAATTTAGAAAAGCAAGAAATCAAAAAAAATGTATTGGACTACGAACCGCATTTGGCGCTGTTTGTAGAAGATACTGATGCGTTACTTTTTTATAGAAAAATTGCGCAATTGGCGTTAAAAAACTTGTCTCCAAACGGATTATTATTCTTCGAAATCAATCAGTATTTAGGCAATGAAACGGTTGAGTTACTAGAAAATCTAGGGTTTAAAAATATCGAATTGAAAAAAGATATTTACGGTAATGATCGAATGATAAAATGTACAAGGTAA
- a CDS encoding HAD family hydrolase yields the protein MIEAIIFDFGDVFIDLNKQAIDTEFRKLGLTAWHDDLDALNKKYEIGKIDELEFMEGFQKHLPNAGLVEIRAAWNSILGDFPLYRLEFLQMISSKYRLFLLSNTDHTHIEKFEHNEGQTFARDFYSCFEKVYFSYEIGIRKPDENAFKYVINNHNLNPKKTLFVDDKKENTDMAEKLGFQVWNLQVGIDDVVELFDKKIII from the coding sequence ATGATTGAAGCAATTATTTTTGATTTTGGCGATGTTTTTATCGATTTGAACAAACAAGCTATTGATACCGAATTTAGAAAATTAGGGTTAACAGCTTGGCATGACGATTTAGATGCCTTAAATAAAAAGTACGAAATTGGAAAAATTGATGAATTGGAGTTTATGGAAGGTTTTCAGAAACATCTTCCCAATGCTGGTTTAGTGGAAATAAGAGCCGCTTGGAATTCAATTTTAGGCGATTTTCCATTGTATCGATTGGAATTTTTGCAAATGATTTCATCAAAATATCGCTTGTTTCTTTTAAGCAATACCGATCATACACACATTGAAAAATTTGAACACAACGAAGGCCAAACTTTTGCTCGTGATTTTTATAGTTGTTTTGAAAAAGTATATTTTTCATACGAAATCGGAATTCGTAAACCCGATGAAAATGCGTTCAAATACGTGATTAATAATCATAATTTGAATCCTAAAAAAACATTATTTGTAGACGATAAAAAAGAAAACACCGATATGGCTGAAAAGTTAGGTTTTCAAGTTTGGAATTTACAAGTTGGCATAGATGATGTTGTGGAACTTTTTGATAAAAAAATTATAATATAA
- a CDS encoding four helix bundle protein: MKEFDLKKRTKSFTISILNLVDNLPMKNSTRIIANQLGKSGSSVGANYRASLRARSDNEYLSKMNIVLEETDESHFWLEVLQELNVVDQKVLNELLNEANELTAIFVTTLKNTKNRINNK; the protein is encoded by the coding sequence ATGAAAGAATTTGACTTAAAGAAGCGAACAAAATCATTTACAATTTCAATTTTGAATTTGGTAGATAATTTACCAATGAAAAATTCTACAAGAATTATTGCAAATCAATTGGGGAAATCTGGAAGTTCTGTTGGGGCAAATTACAGAGCTTCTTTACGAGCAAGAAGTGATAATGAATATTTATCAAAGATGAATATTGTTTTAGAAGAAACAGATGAATCTCATTTTTGGTTAGAAGTTCTTCAAGAATTAAATGTTGTTGATCAAAAAGTGTTGAACGAACTTCTAAATGAAGCAAATGAATTAACTGCTATTTTTGTAACAACTTTAAAAAACACAAAAAACAGAATTAACAATAAATAA
- a CDS encoding ABC transporter permease, translating to MVGLFKENTKIALDSIKSQALRTALTVMIITLGITFLVGILTLTKALENNLFGNFASMGANTFSISQYDFSSEINQNDTEQRVNPIISYPEAKAFQDKYNFPFTTTSLSFTAGSAIEVKYQDKKTDPEISVVGIDENYCPNKGLEVVKGRNMNSFDVSNNNYVCILGSDFEKGLFANLNPIDKIISIRGAKFKVIGVLKEKGSTFGNSQDLRVLIPTQIARSLFSAPNINYDLDVMVNNEALLDEAVDDAIITMRRVRKLSPVEKENFGIERSDDLIQTLGSNIAVINWVAVIIGAITVFGSTVALMNIMLVSVTERTREIGVRKSLGATRSTIAWQFFTETFIISQMGGLLGIILGILLGSVIALSFGFDFVIPWMAIIAAFITTFIVTIVSGLYPAIKASKLDPVEALRYE from the coding sequence ATGGTAGGATTATTTAAAGAAAACACAAAAATTGCGCTTGATTCTATTAAAAGTCAGGCTTTGCGTACAGCACTTACGGTGATGATTATTACTTTAGGTATTACTTTTTTAGTTGGAATATTAACACTAACTAAAGCATTAGAAAATAATCTATTTGGAAATTTTGCTTCAATGGGAGCGAATACTTTTTCAATTAGCCAATACGATTTTTCTTCCGAAATCAATCAAAATGATACTGAACAACGTGTAAATCCTATCATTAGTTATCCAGAAGCAAAGGCATTTCAAGACAAATATAATTTCCCATTTACCACTACTTCCCTATCGTTTACAGCAGGTTCGGCTATTGAAGTAAAATATCAGGACAAAAAAACCGATCCAGAAATTTCGGTGGTTGGAATTGACGAAAATTATTGTCCAAATAAAGGTTTGGAAGTAGTGAAAGGTCGAAATATGAACTCATTTGATGTTTCTAATAACAATTACGTTTGTATTTTGGGTTCCGATTTTGAAAAAGGTTTGTTTGCCAATTTGAATCCGATTGATAAAATCATTTCAATTCGTGGCGCAAAGTTTAAAGTAATTGGCGTTTTAAAAGAAAAAGGTTCTACATTTGGAAACAGTCAAGATTTACGGGTTTTGATTCCAACACAAATAGCGCGTTCTTTATTTTCGGCACCCAATATCAACTACGATTTAGATGTAATGGTCAACAACGAAGCTCTTTTAGATGAAGCAGTTGATGATGCCATTATTACCATGCGAAGAGTGCGAAAATTAAGCCCAGTAGAAAAAGAAAATTTCGGAATTGAACGTAGTGATGATTTAATTCAAACGTTAGGTTCAAATATAGCTGTTATTAATTGGGTTGCCGTAATTATTGGTGCCATTACCGTTTTTGGTTCAACAGTAGCACTAATGAACATTATGTTGGTTTCTGTTACTGAACGTACAAGAGAAATTGGTGTACGAAAATCACTTGGAGCCACAAGAAGCACGATTGCTTGGCAATTTTTTACTGAGACTTTTATAATTAGTCAAATGGGTGGTCTTCTTGGAATAATATTAGGAATTCTTCTCGGTTCAGTTATTGCGCTAAGTTTTGGTTTTGATTTTGTAATCCCTTGGATGGCGATTATTGCGGCTTTTATTACCACTTTTATTGTAACGATTGTTTCAGGATTATATCCTGCCATAAAAGCTTCGAAATTAGATCCTGTGGAAGCGTTGCGTTACGAATAA
- the ribD gene encoding bifunctional diaminohydroxyphosphoribosylaminopyrimidine deaminase/5-amino-6-(5-phosphoribosylamino)uracil reductase RibD, producing MTTHEFYMKRCIELAKNGLGTTYPNPLVGSVIVHENKIIGEGWHKKAGEPHAEVHAVNSVKDKSLLKEATIYVSLEPCSHFGKTPPCCDLIIANEIPNVVIGTVDPFAKVAGNGIKKLIESGKNVTVGILEDECNELNKRFFTFHQKQRPYIILKWAETADGFIAPISKEEKSPIWITNQYSRQLVHKWRTEEQAILVGTTTVLDDNPKLDARDFSGNNPIRIVLDKSGKISENYHVKNNLQKTIFITESENYTSTENCIFENAIFDTNLISSICTLLYKSNIQSVIIEGGSKTLQSFINLNLWDEARIFKGKTIFQNGITAPIISGNPVASFDIIDDELKIFKNYD from the coding sequence ATGACAACGCACGAATTTTACATGAAACGCTGTATTGAACTCGCTAAAAATGGTTTGGGAACTACGTATCCAAATCCGTTAGTGGGTAGTGTAATTGTACATGAAAACAAAATTATCGGCGAAGGTTGGCACAAAAAAGCTGGCGAACCTCATGCGGAGGTCCATGCGGTGAATTCGGTAAAAGATAAATCATTATTGAAAGAAGCCACAATTTATGTAAGTTTAGAACCCTGTAGCCATTTCGGAAAAACACCACCGTGTTGTGATTTAATTATAGCAAATGAAATTCCAAATGTAGTGATTGGTACCGTTGACCCATTTGCAAAAGTTGCCGGTAATGGCATCAAAAAACTGATTGAAAGCGGCAAAAATGTAACCGTTGGCATTTTAGAAGACGAATGTAATGAGCTCAACAAACGATTTTTTACCTTCCATCAAAAACAAAGACCTTATATTATTTTGAAATGGGCAGAAACAGCTGATGGATTTATTGCTCCGATTTCGAAAGAAGAAAAAAGTCCAATTTGGATTACAAATCAATATTCCAGACAATTGGTTCACAAATGGCGCACTGAAGAACAAGCTATTTTAGTGGGAACAACTACCGTTTTAGACGATAATCCAAAATTAGATGCACGCGATTTCTCTGGAAATAATCCAATTCGTATTGTGTTGGATAAATCAGGTAAGATTTCTGAAAACTATCATGTAAAAAACAATTTACAAAAAACAATTTTTATAACCGAAAGTGAAAATTACACCTCAACTGAAAATTGTATCTTTGAAAATGCTATCTTTGATACTAACCTGATTTCTTCAATTTGCACCCTTTTGTATAAAAGTAACATACAATCGGTTATTATTGAAGGAGGAAGTAAAACCTTGCAATCGTTCATAAATTTGAATTTATGGGATGAAGCAAGAATTTTTAAAGGAAAAACAATATTTCAAAACGGCATAACAGCCCCAATTATTTCCGGAAATCCGGTTGCTAGTTTTGACATAATAGATGATGAACTTAAAATTTTCAAGAATTATGATTGA
- a CDS encoding EamA family transporter, producing the protein MIYLFLSILFNAVLFVIVKLFAKFNIDALQALVVNYLIAFFVGFFFLENEINTSEIVQQNWFTGSVLLGFIFISTFYVTAITSQRNGLSVASVASKMSVIIPISLGVLLYNETLGIIKIIGIILALIAVYFTSKKETGEIQKATNILFPALVFIGAGTIDSSLKYLQTHHVAVNQIGLFSTVTFFCAFSVGMLTLIFLTIRGKIKFSGRNILGGIALGLPNYFSLYYLVKMLEAKAFQSATLFTIHNISIVLVSTFVGILFFKEKISLRNAIGIGLALFALYLVTY; encoded by the coding sequence GTGATTTACTTATTTTTAAGCATTCTTTTTAATGCTGTGCTTTTTGTTATTGTTAAACTTTTTGCAAAATTCAATATTGACGCCTTACAAGCGTTAGTAGTAAATTACTTAATTGCTTTTTTTGTCGGTTTTTTCTTTTTAGAAAATGAGATAAATACTTCAGAAATTGTGCAACAAAATTGGTTCACCGGAAGTGTTTTATTAGGTTTTATTTTCATCAGCACTTTTTATGTAACAGCAATTACTTCGCAAAGAAACGGTCTTTCAGTGGCTTCTGTAGCTTCTAAAATGTCCGTTATAATTCCAATTTCTTTAGGCGTACTTTTGTATAATGAAACACTAGGAATTATAAAGATTATTGGTATAATTTTAGCGCTGATTGCCGTGTATTTTACTTCTAAAAAAGAAACAGGCGAAATTCAAAAAGCAACCAATATCTTATTTCCTGCATTGGTTTTTATTGGAGCTGGAACGATAGATTCAAGTTTAAAATATTTACAAACGCATCATGTAGCTGTTAATCAAATTGGATTGTTTTCAACAGTAACTTTTTTTTGTGCTTTCAGTGTTGGAATGCTAACCCTTATTTTTTTAACCATACGAGGAAAGATAAAATTTTCTGGAAGAAATATTCTAGGCGGAATTGCTTTGGGTTTACCCAATTACTTTTCGTTGTATTATTTGGTTAAAATGCTAGAAGCAAAAGCCTTTCAAAGCGCCACTTTATTTACAATTCACAACATTTCTATCGTTTTAGTTTCTACTTTTGTAGGCATTCTTTTTTTTAAAGAAAAAATTTCGCTTCGCAATGCAATCGGAATAGGATTAGCCTTATTCGCACTTTATTTAGTTACCTATTAA
- a CDS encoding acyl-CoA thioesterase, producing MREYQFQVRVRYAETDQMGVVYHGNYAQYFEMGRVEWLRNMGVSYKWMEENGVMLPVVSLSMNYKKPARYDDLLTVKTILKSQTSVKIEFDYEIYNETNELLTTGYSMLVFVDMKSGRPMLPPSYVLEKINAL from the coding sequence ATGAGAGAATATCAATTTCAAGTTCGTGTGCGGTATGCTGAAACCGATCAAATGGGAGTAGTTTACCACGGTAATTATGCACAGTATTTTGAGATGGGACGCGTGGAATGGCTAAGAAATATGGGGGTTTCCTATAAATGGATGGAAGAAAACGGAGTGATGCTTCCAGTGGTTTCGTTGTCAATGAATTACAAGAAACCGGCTCGTTATGACGACTTATTAACTGTTAAAACTATATTGAAAAGTCAGACGTCAGTGAAGATAGAATTTGACTATGAAATTTATAATGAAACAAATGAGTTATTAACAACTGGTTATTCTATGTTGGTGTTTGTTGACATGAAATCGGGACGTCCAATGTTACCTCCAAGCTATGTTTTAGAAAAAATAAATGCCTTGTAA